A genome region from Altererythrobacter aquiaggeris includes the following:
- a CDS encoding mechanosensitive ion channel: protein MQVGNYRFDSDMAMQIAEKVGIAAVILIVTWALAKAAKWAFAKLVDNVTLLQRSTGSGQSLGESLGKIVSLLIWLFGLLAVLQVFDLGGVMTPVQTLLNSIMAVVPNLIGAGLIFFIGLMVAGIVRDLAVTALQTLDFDKWANRGGVETATGNSTISRTIGTILYALIVIFVSILALDTLNLDSVSGPASNMLQLIFDAIPRIIGAAILLGIGYLISRFVVQILTEVLTGLGVDQSLGSADILPAGTTATGIIARVTQIAIILFFAIAATRMLGFPELTAILDQVLELGGRVIFGAAVILIGYWIAGMIARMIGGADGSGMAASVVKYAAMLLFTFMGLQFMGVGEDIVRLAFGALVIGGAVAASLAFGLGGRDWAGRKLEQMDTDANNVAKTSKKPLPPGA, encoded by the coding sequence GTGCAAGTAGGAAATTACCGGTTTGATTCAGACATGGCGATGCAAATCGCCGAGAAAGTCGGCATCGCAGCCGTCATTCTGATCGTAACGTGGGCGCTCGCAAAAGCTGCCAAATGGGCATTTGCCAAACTCGTGGACAATGTCACGTTGCTGCAGCGCAGCACGGGTAGCGGGCAAAGTCTGGGCGAATCGCTGGGCAAGATCGTTTCGCTTCTGATCTGGCTTTTCGGGCTGCTTGCGGTGCTCCAGGTGTTTGATCTGGGCGGCGTCATGACACCGGTCCAGACCTTGCTGAACAGCATCATGGCGGTGGTCCCCAATCTTATCGGAGCCGGCCTGATATTCTTCATCGGCCTGATGGTCGCGGGGATTGTCCGCGATCTGGCGGTGACTGCACTCCAGACACTCGATTTCGACAAGTGGGCCAACCGGGGCGGGGTCGAAACCGCAACCGGCAACAGCACAATCAGCCGGACCATCGGTACGATCCTGTATGCCCTGATCGTGATTTTCGTATCGATCCTGGCGCTCGACACGCTCAACCTCGACAGCGTTTCGGGCCCTGCCAGCAATATGCTGCAACTGATTTTCGATGCCATTCCGCGGATCATCGGCGCAGCAATCCTGCTCGGCATCGGTTATCTTATCAGCCGGTTCGTGGTGCAAATCCTGACCGAAGTCCTGACCGGTCTCGGCGTGGATCAATCGCTGGGTTCTGCCGATATCCTGCCAGCCGGCACGACGGCCACGGGCATCATTGCCCGCGTCACACAGATCGCAATCATACTGTTCTTTGCCATCGCGGCGACGCGTATGCTGGGCTTCCCCGAACTGACCGCCATCCTCGATCAAGTGCTTGAACTGGGCGGACGGGTTATCTTCGGTGCGGCAGTTATCCTGATCGGTTACTGGATTGCCGGAATGATCGCCCGGATGATCGGCGGAGCCGACGGTTCCGGCATGGCTGCCAGTGTGGTGAAATATGCCGCGATGTTGCTGTTCACATTCATGGGTCTGCAATTCATGGGAGTGGGCGAAGACATTGTCCGGCTCGCATTCGGCGCATTGGTTATCGGCGGCGCAGTGGCTGCATCGCTGGCGTTTGGCCTTGGCGGCCGGGACTGGGCGGGCCGCAAGCTCGAACAGATGGATACCGATGCCAACAATGTAGCCAAAACCAGCAAGAAGCCGCTTCCACCGGGCGCATGA
- a CDS encoding GNAT family N-acetyltransferase, with translation MMILRPASLDDIPALAALGRSSFVAAFGHLYKREDLDAFLDAAYSRAAVSQDMADPNRLYRLASDGNALTGYCKISLVSPYAQHSDARDPMAINQLYTAPGATGQGIGAALMEWALAEANHRGKDAIQLSVWSENHGAQRFYQRYGFAKIADIHFMVGNHRDDELLFELRPG, from the coding sequence ATGATGATCCTGCGCCCCGCTTCGTTGGACGATATACCCGCATTGGCTGCGCTGGGGCGCAGCAGCTTCGTCGCGGCCTTCGGGCATTTATACAAACGCGAAGATCTGGATGCCTTTCTGGACGCGGCCTATTCACGCGCCGCGGTCAGCCAGGACATGGCCGACCCCAATCGGCTGTACCGGCTGGCAAGCGATGGCAACGCACTGACCGGCTATTGCAAGATCAGCCTCGTCAGCCCTTATGCCCAACATTCCGATGCGCGCGACCCGATGGCGATCAACCAGCTTTACACTGCGCCCGGCGCCACCGGTCAGGGCATTGGTGCCGCATTGATGGAATGGGCGCTGGCCGAAGCAAACCACCGCGGCAAGGATGCCATCCAGCTATCGGTATGGAGCGAAAACCACGGCGCACAGCGTTTCTATCAGCGATACGGCTTTGCCAAAATCGCCGATATCCACTTCATGGTCGGCAACCACCGCGATGACGAACTGCTGTTCGAATTGCGTCCGGGATAG
- a CDS encoding zinc transporter ZntB, whose protein sequence is MIEQNATDWADGKGPLIFGRVLDGNGGGRPIEWEEAANWKPGAAGEVLWVHLRRDNPEVRPWLEGAAGIPPTSAALLVSDSTRPRAFREDGTLVATLRGINFNADAQPEDMISLQLWCDGARLVTLRRAPMQTPRDVLALLDSGRGPCDAAAAITQIVEQLVARMNQSIVDMNDNIDRLEDADPDENTGKMLEQIASIRRNTLALKRHMSPQHEALEKISRDAPDWFEDHDRREIAETIDRLRRYLDDLDISKESALVLQDDIRARALARSDRTNYLLTIVAAIFLPLGFLTGLLGINVGGIPGVDDPHAFWIVVAGCSFILIALLMLFKWWKWL, encoded by the coding sequence GTGATCGAACAGAACGCCACAGATTGGGCCGACGGCAAGGGGCCGCTGATCTTCGGGCGCGTGCTCGACGGAAACGGCGGGGGCCGGCCGATCGAATGGGAAGAAGCTGCAAACTGGAAACCGGGTGCGGCCGGCGAAGTCCTGTGGGTCCATTTGCGGCGCGACAATCCCGAAGTGCGCCCGTGGCTCGAAGGCGCAGCAGGTATTCCGCCAACCAGTGCTGCGCTGCTTGTATCGGACAGCACCCGCCCGCGGGCATTCCGCGAAGATGGCACACTGGTGGCGACGCTGCGCGGCATAAATTTCAATGCCGATGCGCAGCCCGAAGACATGATTTCACTGCAGCTGTGGTGCGATGGCGCGCGGCTGGTCACCTTGCGGCGCGCGCCCATGCAAACGCCGCGTGATGTGCTGGCGCTGCTCGATTCGGGGCGGGGACCCTGCGATGCTGCGGCTGCGATCACGCAGATTGTCGAACAGCTTGTCGCCCGGATGAACCAGTCGATTGTCGATATGAACGACAATATCGACCGGCTCGAAGATGCCGACCCTGATGAAAATACTGGCAAAATGCTTGAGCAAATCGCCAGTATACGGCGCAATACTCTTGCGCTGAAACGGCATATGTCGCCCCAGCACGAGGCGCTGGAGAAGATATCACGCGATGCGCCTGACTGGTTCGAGGACCATGACCGGCGCGAAATTGCGGAAACCATCGACCGGCTGCGGCGCTATCTCGATGATCTGGACATCAGCAAGGAAAGTGCGCTGGTCCTGCAGGACGATATTCGCGCGCGGGCGCTGGCGCGGTCCGACCGGACGAATTATCTTCTGACCATTGTGGCCGCGATCTTCCTGCCGCTCGGCTTTCTGACCGGGCTGCTGGGTATCAATGTGGGCGGGATACCCGGGGTTGATGATCCGCACGCATTCTGGATTGTGGTGGCCGGTTGCAGTTTCATCCTGATCGCATTGCTGATGCTGTTCAAATGGTGGAAGTGGCTCTAG
- the ispG gene encoding flavodoxin-dependent (E)-4-hydroxy-3-methylbut-2-enyl-diphosphate synthase, translating to MSSIRPWRDIDRRKSRQIMVGAVPVGGDAPITVQTMTNTPTSDPVATIDQIRRCEDAGADIIRVSCPDVESTAAFGKIAKAARVPLVADIHFHYKRALEAADAGAACLRINPGNIGSGERVAEVVRAAKANGCAIRIGVNAGSLEKHLLEKYGEPCPEALVESALDHIKLLQDHDFHEYKVAVKASDVFLAVSAYMQLADAVDCPLHLGITEAGGLIGGTVKSSIGMGNLLWAGIGDTIRVSLSAEPEDEVRVGFEILKSLGLRTRGVRVVSCPSCARQGFDVIRTVQALEDRLAHIKTPLSLSVLGCVVNGPGEARETDIGITGGGNGKHMVYLSGVTDHTVQSDAMLDHIVKLVEAKAAELDAEAERVSVPAE from the coding sequence ATGTCCTCTATCAGACCTTGGCGCGATATCGACCGCCGCAAGAGCCGCCAGATCATGGTCGGCGCTGTGCCGGTGGGCGGCGATGCCCCCATCACCGTGCAGACGATGACCAACACACCGACATCCGACCCGGTGGCGACGATCGACCAGATCCGCCGCTGCGAGGATGCCGGTGCCGATATCATCCGCGTATCCTGCCCCGATGTCGAAAGCACCGCCGCGTTTGGCAAGATTGCCAAGGCTGCGCGCGTGCCGCTGGTGGCGGACATCCATTTCCATTACAAACGCGCATTGGAAGCAGCCGATGCGGGCGCGGCCTGCCTGCGGATCAATCCGGGCAATATCGGATCGGGCGAACGGGTCGCCGAAGTTGTCCGCGCCGCCAAAGCCAATGGCTGCGCCATCCGTATCGGGGTCAATGCGGGCAGTCTGGAAAAGCACCTGCTTGAAAAATATGGCGAACCTTGTCCCGAAGCGCTGGTCGAAAGTGCACTCGATCATATCAAGCTGCTGCAGGATCACGATTTTCACGAATACAAGGTGGCCGTGAAAGCAAGCGACGTATTCCTGGCCGTCAGCGCCTATATGCAATTGGCCGATGCGGTGGATTGCCCGCTTCATCTGGGCATTACGGAGGCCGGCGGATTGATCGGCGGTACTGTCAAAAGCTCAATCGGCATGGGCAATCTGCTGTGGGCCGGGATTGGCGATACGATCCGCGTTTCGCTGTCGGCAGAACCGGAAGACGAAGTGCGTGTCGGCTTCGAAATTCTCAAATCACTGGGGCTGAGAACGCGCGGTGTCCGCGTGGTGTCCTGCCCCAGCTGCGCGCGTCAGGGTTTTGACGTTATCCGCACGGTGCAGGCATTGGAGGACCGGCTCGCCCACATCAAGACACCGTTGTCACTGTCGGTCCTTGGCTGCGTGGTCAATGGCCCGGGCGAAGCGCGCGAAACCGATATCGGCATCACCGGCGGCGGGAATGGCAAACACATGGTGTATCTTTCCGGCGTGACCGATCACACGGTGCAATCTGATGCCATGCTCGATCATATTGTCAAACTCGTCGAAGCCAAGGCGGCCGAACTGGATGCCGAAGCCGAACGCGTGTCGGTGCCCGCCGAATAG
- a CDS encoding NAD(P)-binding protein, whose product MADFETDYLVIGAGAVGLAFVDTLLDEDPDCHVTIVDKHAKPGGHWNDAYSFVALHQPSAFYGVNSVGFGDDVIDDHGPNKGLYPLASGTEVSAYFSHLMNRRFLPSGRVGYHPLSEYLGKDEDLVGTFKSILSGHETTVKIRRKIVDATFYKTSVPATHKRQYDVAEGTPLAIPGDLPDLWMRGDDLPGHYVIVGAGKTAMDAGVWLLEAGVLPENISWVRPRDSWLINRTYTQPGPDFFEAVVDNQIAQLKAAAQAETGDEMFEILGRGGYMLRLDPDVKPEMFHYATISEGEVELLRKIRNVIRHGRVTAIERGKLTFADHVKAVPQDALFIDCTATAVPFSENREHGPQFRGDTIVLQPLHVPLVTLSAALSAFLEANFDDDATKNALGTPAPLTDTPNTYPLGMLINFMNRGAWSQNPKIAAWLAKVRLDPTGRTVAKLMAQGSPKLAVMGGFQEAIAVGMPGLQRLAVAARAQHQPR is encoded by the coding sequence ATGGCCGACTTTGAAACAGATTACCTCGTCATCGGTGCTGGCGCGGTGGGTCTGGCATTCGTCGATACGCTGCTCGATGAAGACCCCGATTGCCATGTCACCATCGTTGACAAGCACGCCAAGCCCGGCGGCCATTGGAATGATGCCTATTCCTTCGTCGCGCTGCACCAGCCATCCGCTTTCTACGGCGTCAATTCGGTGGGCTTTGGCGATGATGTGATTGACGATCACGGGCCGAACAAGGGTCTGTACCCGCTCGCCAGCGGGACCGAGGTTTCGGCCTATTTCTCGCATCTGATGAACCGCCGGTTCCTGCCCAGCGGGAGGGTCGGTTACCATCCGCTGTCCGAATATCTGGGCAAGGACGAGGACCTGGTCGGCACGTTCAAGTCGATCCTGTCGGGCCACGAAACCACGGTCAAAATCCGCCGCAAGATAGTCGACGCGACCTTCTACAAAACCTCCGTCCCCGCAACGCACAAACGCCAGTATGACGTGGCCGAAGGAACCCCGCTGGCGATCCCTGGCGATCTGCCCGATCTGTGGATGCGCGGCGATGATCTGCCGGGCCATTATGTGATCGTGGGGGCCGGCAAAACCGCGATGGATGCGGGCGTCTGGCTGCTCGAAGCGGGCGTGCTGCCCGAAAATATTTCATGGGTCCGCCCGCGCGATTCGTGGCTCATCAACCGGACCTATACGCAGCCCGGACCAGATTTTTTCGAGGCTGTCGTCGATAACCAGATTGCCCAGCTCAAAGCCGCGGCCCAGGCCGAAACGGGTGACGAGATGTTCGAAATACTGGGACGCGGCGGCTATATGCTCAGGCTTGATCCGGACGTAAAACCCGAAATGTTCCACTATGCCACGATTTCCGAAGGCGAGGTCGAATTGCTGCGGAAAATCAGGAACGTCATCCGCCACGGACGGGTTACCGCGATTGAACGCGGCAAGCTTACCTTTGCCGATCACGTAAAAGCCGTGCCGCAAGACGCGCTGTTCATCGATTGCACCGCGACCGCTGTTCCCTTTAGCGAGAACCGCGAGCACGGACCGCAATTTCGCGGGGATACGATTGTCCTGCAACCACTGCACGTTCCGCTGGTCACGCTGAGCGCCGCACTTTCGGCTTTTCTCGAAGCGAACTTTGATGATGACGCGACCAAAAATGCGCTCGGCACGCCCGCGCCGCTGACAGATACGCCCAATACATATCCGCTGGGGATGCTGATCAATTTCATGAACCGCGGCGCCTGGTCGCAAAATCCGAAAATCGCCGCATGGCTGGCGAAAGTCAGGCTGGACCCCACCGGCAGAACTGTCGCCAAGCTGATGGCGCAGGGCAGCCCCAAACTGGCGGTCATGGGCGGTTTTCAGGAAGCCATCGCGGTCGGGATGCCCGGCCTCCAGCGGCTGGCCGTTGCCGCACGGGCCCAGCACCAGCCGCGATGA